A genomic stretch from Rubripirellula reticaptiva includes:
- a CDS encoding TIGR03960 family B12-binding radical SAM protein encodes MINHHRRRLLESRVWPHVQAPAQYVGGERNIVVKDHSALRGKLCLGFPDAYTIGMSHHGLQVLYSMMNRRDDWCAERVFTPWPDMEAKLREHQIPLYSLETFTSLSDFDVIGLSLQYEISAPNVLTMIDLGGIPMISVDRTMADPLMLAGGPCCQNPEPMADYFDVMIIGDGEPALPTVCDLWIELKERYRQDDGSFASGDEGRRQREESLAEIARAMDCAYVPRFYKPVYANDRIAELQRTRDDVPATIAPSTIGDLDGMPLPTSPIVPYVECVHDRIAVEIMRGCPHLCRFCQSTVIKRPLRIREVETIVDAAWESYKNTGYNEVSVLSLSSSDYPHFEPLVLRLNEVFGPENVNVTVPSLRVNDQLKTLPLLLTGDRRRSMTLAPEVARDDMRVQIRKKIKNSDLIEGCRVAFANGFESVKLYFMCGLPGERRVDLEGIVELAEAIAAVGKEVTGRYARVTASVSNFVPKAHTPYQWNAMQRREYFKKSHQIIRAHRKIRSVTIKCHDIETSLLEAVISRGDRRMGAVIRAAWDRGARMDGWTEYLDPQRWWKSIEEAGLDVEKCIHEPYDLMAKLPWDHVNVKFGRPYLEKEQGRATVQLAAMADAQ; translated from the coding sequence CCACCATGGGTTGCAGGTTCTGTATTCGATGATGAATCGCCGCGACGATTGGTGTGCCGAACGTGTGTTTACCCCGTGGCCTGATATGGAAGCGAAACTGCGAGAACACCAGATCCCGCTTTACAGTTTGGAAACCTTCACGTCGCTTTCCGATTTTGACGTGATCGGTTTGTCATTGCAGTACGAAATCAGTGCCCCAAACGTGTTGACGATGATTGATCTGGGCGGCATCCCGATGATTTCGGTGGACCGTACGATGGCCGATCCATTGATGCTGGCGGGTGGTCCGTGTTGCCAAAACCCTGAACCGATGGCTGACTACTTTGATGTCATGATCATTGGCGATGGGGAGCCGGCGCTGCCGACGGTTTGCGATTTATGGATCGAGCTGAAAGAACGCTATCGCCAAGATGATGGCTCGTTCGCAAGTGGCGACGAAGGCCGCCGCCAGCGAGAAGAATCTCTGGCCGAGATCGCGCGGGCGATGGATTGTGCGTACGTGCCACGGTTTTACAAGCCTGTTTACGCAAACGACCGGATTGCGGAATTGCAACGGACTCGCGACGACGTGCCGGCGACGATCGCCCCCAGCACGATTGGTGATCTTGACGGCATGCCGCTGCCGACTTCGCCGATTGTGCCCTACGTTGAATGTGTGCACGACCGAATCGCGGTCGAGATCATGCGCGGTTGCCCGCACTTGTGCAGATTCTGTCAGAGCACGGTGATCAAACGCCCGTTGCGGATTCGCGAAGTTGAAACGATTGTTGATGCGGCTTGGGAAAGCTACAAAAACACGGGTTACAACGAAGTCAGCGTGCTGTCGCTCTCTAGCAGCGACTATCCGCACTTCGAACCGTTGGTGCTGCGACTCAACGAAGTCTTTGGGCCTGAGAATGTGAACGTGACGGTGCCAAGTTTGCGAGTCAATGACCAACTGAAGACGCTGCCACTATTGTTGACCGGCGATCGGCGGCGCAGCATGACGCTGGCACCCGAAGTGGCACGTGATGACATGCGAGTACAGATTCGCAAAAAGATCAAAAACAGTGACTTGATCGAAGGTTGTCGCGTCGCGTTCGCGAACGGATTCGAAAGCGTCAAGCTTTATTTCATGTGCGGCTTGCCGGGCGAGCGACGCGTCGACTTGGAAGGCATCGTCGAACTTGCCGAAGCGATCGCGGCGGTCGGCAAAGAAGTAACCGGTCGCTACGCCCGAGTGACCGCCAGCGTGTCAAACTTTGTCCCTAAAGCTCACACGCCGTATCAGTGGAACGCGATGCAACGGCGTGAGTACTTCAAAAAATCGCATCAGATCATCCGGGCGCACCGCAAGATTCGCAGTGTGACGATCAAGTGTCACGACATTGAAACCAGTTTGTTGGAAGCCGTCATCAGTCGCGGCGATCGACGCATGGGAGCGGTGATCCGAGCCGCTTGGGATCGCGGCGCTAGGATGGACGGATGGACCGAATACTTGGATCCTCAGCGATGGTGGAAATCGATCGAAGAAGCCGGATTGGACGTTGAAAAGTGCATCCATGAACCCTACGATTTGATGGCGAAATTGCCATGGGATCACGTCAACGTCAAGTTTGGACGTCCCTATTTAGAAAAAGAGCAGGGCAGGGCGACCGTCCAATTGGCCGCCATGGCAGACGCGCAGTAG